The proteins below are encoded in one region of Streptomyces roseirectus:
- a CDS encoding GntR family transcriptional regulator → MVKIRHISSGDPRRQGRVLSLGPLLDEAFQEREVALDVYTLTSESLSAHMVAQLERIYSGQIAPERLALRMLLPTGNLPYPRTQGDPEDGRLQQRLETMTQQHVKTLTRQFTELKTQGAVRDVSLDIRYVPLTPTFKLYLLNDRTALFGPYQVVERRITLDSGAEVDALDVLGLGATLTHQVRDSDPNSAPTAFVDSMRTWFESVWKYLAK, encoded by the coding sequence GTGGTGAAGATCCGGCACATCTCGTCGGGGGATCCGAGGCGGCAGGGGCGGGTGCTGTCGCTGGGGCCGTTGCTCGACGAGGCGTTTCAGGAGCGTGAAGTCGCGCTGGATGTCTACACGTTGACGTCGGAGTCGCTGAGCGCGCACATGGTGGCCCAGTTGGAGCGCATCTACTCCGGGCAGATCGCGCCCGAACGGCTCGCCCTGCGGATGCTGCTTCCCACCGGCAACCTGCCGTATCCGCGGACCCAAGGGGATCCCGAGGACGGTCGGTTGCAGCAACGCCTGGAGACCATGACCCAGCAGCACGTCAAAACGCTCACCCGGCAGTTCACGGAGCTGAAGACGCAAGGTGCGGTACGGGACGTCTCCCTGGACATCAGATACGTGCCGCTGACACCGACGTTCAAGCTCTACCTGCTCAACGACCGCACGGCCCTGTTCGGCCCCTACCAGGTGGTCGAACGCCGGATCACCCTGGACTCGGGCGCCGAGGTCGACGCGCTCGACGTCCTCGGCCTCGGCGCGACACTCACCCACCAAGTACGGGACTCCGACCCGAACTCGGCCCCGACGGCCTTTGTGGACAGCATGCGGACGTGGTTCGAGTCCGTGTGGAAATACCTCGCCAAGTAG